Proteins co-encoded in one Quercus robur chromosome 8, dhQueRobu3.1, whole genome shotgun sequence genomic window:
- the LOC126695394 gene encoding formin-like protein 3: MELRRAGYAVVFLSLLCTLAIGGSDAKRTMDTFFSNGDSSKTHEQDEMVEQVWVHCRKELIDRKDLLEDFDLNILQDAIRNTKSRLLPKRKIDKAIRVLPPHMRQLVLDCLRRKSFLFHPDEDSFNNRFIKCAELLFSLPNAPRRHLVSQSPGQIATSPAPAPSTTEAESPNYGPAPSNLAPSSSSSPNPNPPVQPPEAPAPSLDVISSPPPRPKHLPPHHSVVPQNSPKKDDSYQMKKIVVAAATAVGVLALLALLLICCLKGGSNKIGPKEGQRDERPLLNLRMSDFSGGSSQKSVSIGNSSNKDFSINSGVNPSFLTDMSMKHGTNDSTLAGALSSEGTGQVPLLHLKPPPGRSVTMSLAPPSPPPPPPPPPPPPPPPPPPPIAPSAPKPPPPPKVARPPPAPPKAMPGKYQPLHFGLNHRGSNDSSEGGDLDGESGAPKTKLKPFFWDKVLLANPDQSMVWHEINSGSFQFNEEMIESLFGYNNMDKNKINRKRELASLEPSIQYIQIIDAKKAQNLSILLRALNVTTEEVIDALQEGNELPVELLQTLLKMAPSTEEELKLRLYSGDISQLGPAEQFLKILVDIPFAFKRLESLLFMSSLREEVSNIKESLATLEVACNKLRNSRLFLKLLEAVLKTGNRMNDGTYRGGAHAFKLDTLLKLSDVKGTDGKTTLLHFVVQEIIRSEGIRAVRTARESQSLSSMKTDDFTDDFTEESEEHYRRLGLLVVSGLSNELEDVKKAAFIDADLLTSTVSKLSQSLIKIKGFLNAEMKSLDEDSEFNHVLANFVEFVEADISGLLEEEKKIMALVKSTADYFHGNAGKDEGLRLFAIVRDFLRMLDKACKEVRDAGMKRGRITKKEAPSVSSQQSTDIRPRLFPAIMGRRMDNNSSSDDENLSP, translated from the exons ATGGAATTGAGAAGGGCTGGTTATGCGGTTGTCTTCCTGAGTTTGCTTTGCACATTGGCGATAGGGGGATCAGACGCGAAGAGGACCATGGACACATTTTTTAGCAATGGAGATTCCTCAAAAACGCATGAACAAGATGAAATG GTGGAGCAGGTATGGGTCCATTGCAGGAAAGAATTGATAGACAGGAAGGATCTTCTTGAAGATTTTGACTTGAACATCCTACAGGATGCAATCAGGAATACAAAATCAAGATTgctgccaaaaagaaaaatagacaaAGCCATAAGGGTTCTACCTCCCCATATGAGACAACTAGTTTTGGATTGcttaagaagaaaaagttttCTGTTTCATCCTGATGAAGATAGCTTCAACAATAGGTTCATCAAGTGCGCTGAGTTGCTTTTCAGTTTGCCAAATGCCCCCAGAAGACATCTGGTTAGTCAGTCACCTGGACAGATAGCAACAAGTCCAGCTCCAGCTCCTAGCACAACAGAAGCAGAATCACCTAATTATGGTCCAGCACCATCTAATCTAGCACCTTCCAGTTCTTCATCTCCAAATCCAAACCCCCCTGTTCAGCCCCCTGAAGCGCCAGCTCCTTCACTTGATGTGATCAGCTCACCTCCTCCACGTCCTAAACATTTGCCACCACATCACTCTGTTGTTCCACAGAATTCACCGAAAAAGGACGATAGCTATcagatgaaaaaaattgtggttGCTGCTGCAACTGCAGTAGGAGTCCTTGCCCTTCTTGCACTGCTCCTCATTTGCTGTCTTAAGGGTGGAAGCAACAAAATTGGACCTAAAGAGGGACAAAGAGATGAGAGGCCACTTCTCAACTTACGTATGAGTGATTTCTCAGGTG GTTCTTCTCAAAAGTCTGTTAGTATAGGAAATTCAAGTAACAAAGACTTCAGTATTAATAGTGGAGTGAATCCTTCTTTCCTTACCGACATGTCCATGAAGCATGGAACCAATGATTCCACACTGGCTGGGGCATTATCATCAGAAGGTACAGGGCAAGTTCCACTTCTTCATTTAAAGCCTCCTCCTGGAAGATCAGTTACTATGTCTCTTGCTCCACCAagtccaccaccaccacctcctcctcctcctcctcctcctcctcctcctcctcctcctcctattgctccttctGCTCCTAAACCCCCACCACCACCTAAAGTTGCTCGCCCTCCACCTGCTCCACCAAAAGCAATGCCTGGGAAATATCAACCTTTACATTTTGGACTAAATCATCGAGGAAGTAATGATTCTAGCGAGGGAGGTGATCTTGATGGTGAATCTGGAGCCCCAAAAACCAAGTTAAAGCCATTCTTCTGGGATAAGGTTCTTCTTGCCAACCCTGATCAATCAATGGTTTGGCATGAGATCAATTCTGGATCATTTCA GTTCAATGAGGAGATGATAGAGTCTCTATTTGGTTATAACAACatggataaaaataaaattaaccgCAAGAGAGAGTTGGCGTCCCTTGAACCTTCAATCCAGTATATTCAGATTATTGATGCTAAGAAGGCACAAAATTTATCAATTCTTCTACGAGCCTTGAATGTGACAACAGAAGAAGTCATTGACGCTCTTCAAGAAG GTAATGAGCTTCCCGTTGAGCTTCTTCAAACTTTGTTGAAGATGGCACCGTCAACAGAAGAGGAACTGAAGCTCAGGCTATATAGTGGTGATATTTCTCAACTTGGCCCTGCAGAGCAATTCCTCAAAATCTTGGTTGACATCCCATTTGCATTTAAACGACTAGAGTCACTTCTATTCATGAGTTCCCTTCGGGAGGAGGTCTCTAACATTAAAGAATCCTTGGCAACTCTAGAG GTTGCTTGTAACAAACTAAGAAATAGCAGACTATTCCTAAAACTCTTAGAAGCGGTTCTCAAAACTGGAAACCGCATGAATGATGGTACCTACCGAGGTGGTGCACATGCATTTAAGCTTGACACTCTCTTGAAACTGTCTGATGTAAAGGGAACGGATGGCAAGACCACACTACTGCACTTCGTTGTTCAGGAGATTATCCGTTCTGAAGGCATAAGAGCTGTCCGTACAGCCAGAGAAAGCCAGAGCCTATCCAGCATGAAGACAGATGATTTTACTGACGATTTCACTGAAGAATCAGAAGAGCACTATCGCAGGCTTGGTCTTCTGGTGGTTTCAGGTTTAAGCAATGAACTGGAAGATGTTAAAAAGGCAGCATTCATAGATGCTGATCTTTTAACATCTACAGTATCAAAACTCAGCCAAtcattgataaaaattaaaggttTCTTAAATGCTGAGATGAAGAGTCTGGATGAAGACAGCGAATTCAATCATGTGCTAGCCAATTTTGTGGAGTTTGTGGAAGCTGATATTTCAGGGCTTTtggaggaagaaaagaaaataatggctCTCGTGAAAAGTACTGCAGATTACTTCCATGGGAATGCAGGAAAGGATGAAGGCCTGCGCTTGTTTGCAATTGTACGTGATTTCTTGAGAATGTTAGATAAGGCATGTAAAGAAGTTAGAGATGCCGGAATGAAGAGAGGGAGGATTACCAAGAAAGAGGCTCCATCAGTGTCATCTCAGCAGTCTACAGATATACGTCCACGGCTATTTCCTGCAATAATGGGGCGGCGAATGGACAACAACTCTAGTTCAGATGATGAGAATCTATCTCCATAG
- the LOC126695395 gene encoding STOREKEEPER protein-like yields MAPKRLKEDPPPAATSSGEEEEDSENDAASDEEEEEEHEVSNAVQEKEKSDDDEEEDEDDDEESPAGKLTVIPTSNKVSNSNPQSDNESGSGSDSESESESFNDKSSPPSPSLSAYTIKPIASKPMEPKKSSAAAKPINSKKRKVVASSSAITNGDDEDSKKHTGGVPRLWSDENELAVLKGMIEYKSKKGSDPISDMGDFHEFIKKNISVEVSKNQLVDKVRRMKKKYQVNVEKYSDNGEDPVFSKPHEHRCFELSKKIWGIEAGSSRKAKPPTRGIANNNINSNNNSIAIALPAKKKEKEKEKEKEACLDNGEVKDEKEEEFVASYPCLNSVLESGEEGFSRLGKRFKMELVTGIGSAKATELETKWKKVREAELEVYVKRVELVHEQAKLMLEAFKNRA; encoded by the coding sequence atggCTCCGAAGCGCCTAAAAGAAGACCCACCTCCCGCTGCTACTTCCTCtggagaagaggaagaagactcTGAGAACGATGCCGCCTccgacgaagaagaagaagaagaacatgaAGTAAGCAACGCTGttcaagaaaaggaaaaatctgatgatgatgaggaagaagatgaagatgatgatgaagaatcCCCTGCGGGAAAGCTCACTGTAATCCCTACATCGAACAAAGTCTCCAACTCCAACCCCCAATCCGACAACGAATCCGGGTCTGGGTCGGACTCCGAATCCGAATCCGAATCTTTCAACGACAAGTCCTCCCCGCCTTCCCCATCTCTCTCCGCCTACACCATCAAGCCGATCGCTTCCAAGCCCATGGAGCCCAAGAAGTCCTCCGCCGCCGCCAAGCCCATTAACTCCAAGAAGAGGAAAGTTGTTGCATCATCATCAGCAATAACCAACGGTGACGATGAGGACTCGAAGAAGCACACTGGAGGCGTTCCACGGCTGTGGAGCGATGAGAATGAGCTGGCGGTCCTGAAGGGCATGATCGAATACAAATCCAAGAAAGGGTCGGACCCGATTTCGGACATGGGTGATTTCCATGAGTTCATCAAGAAAAACATCAGTGTTGAAGTGTCTAAGAACCAGCTGGTCGATAAGGTTCGAAGGATGAAGAAGAAGTACCAAGTCAATGTCGAAAAATACAGCGATAATGGTGAGGACCCTGTTTTCTCTAAGCCTCATGAGCATAGGTGTTTTGAATTATCTAAAAAGATTTGGGGTATTGAAGCTGGTAGCAGTAGAAAGGCGAAGCCTCCTACAAGGGGCATTGCTAATAACAATATTAATAGCAATAACAATTCGATTGCAATAGCATTGCCTgcgaagaagaaggaaaaagagaaggagaaggagaaggaggcTTGTTTGGATAATGGGGAAGTGAAGgatgagaaggaagaagagtTTGTGGCAAGTTATCCGTGTTTGAACTCCGTGTTGGAGTCAGGGGAGGAGGGTTTTTCGAGGTTAGGGAAAAGGTTTAAGATGGAATTGGTCACGGGCATTGGGAGTGCCAAGGCAACGGAGTTGGAGACCAAGTGGAAGAAGGTAAGGGAGGCTGAGTTGGAAGTGTATGTGAAGAGGGTGGAGTTGGTGCACGAGCAAGCTAAGCTGATGTTGGAGGCTTTCAAAAATAGGGCTTAA